One genomic window of Candidatus Binatia bacterium includes the following:
- a CDS encoding F0F1 ATP synthase subunit A translates to MRLSPDEMIFWQHGFLKLNGTIVFTWGLMLVLAVGSKLITRKLSTDLKRSSWQNLLEIVVTGIEKQIEEVGLQHPEKYIGFLGTLFLFVALAALCTIIPGYE, encoded by the coding sequence ATGCGCCTTAGTCCCGACGAGATGATCTTCTGGCAACATGGGTTTCTCAAACTCAACGGCACCATTGTGTTCACGTGGGGACTGATGCTCGTGCTGGCCGTCGGTTCAAAACTGATCACGCGCAAACTCTCCACGGATCTGAAACGTTCCAGCTGGCAGAACCTGCTGGAAATCGTCGTCACCGGTATCGAGAAACAAATCGAAGAAGTCGGCCTCCAACATCCGGAGAAGTATATCGGCTTTCTGGGCACGCTCTTCCTGTTTGTGGCGCTGGCCGCTCTCTGCACGATTATTCCCGGCTACGAGC
- a CDS encoding AtpZ/AtpI family protein gives MNDEPKKTAKNEPTLAAQVGAKAARKLKARKSTPGVWFGLGMMGLIGWSVVVPTLLGAALGIWLDKHHPGTHSWTLALLVAGLAIGCINAWHWVAKEDKAMRDEQEDDHG, from the coding sequence ATGAATGACGAGCCAAAGAAAACTGCGAAGAACGAGCCGACCTTAGCCGCCCAGGTCGGCGCGAAAGCGGCTCGCAAGCTCAAGGCGCGTAAATCCACGCCGGGCGTCTGGTTCGGCTTGGGCATGATGGGGCTGATCGGCTGGTCGGTGGTCGTTCCGACGCTGCTCGGCGCCGCGCTCGGTATCTGGTTGGACAAACACCATCCGGGCACCCATTCCTGGACGCTGGCGCTATTGGTTGCCGGGCTGGCGATCGGCTGTATCAATGCGTGGCATTGGGTCGCCAAGGAAGACAAGGCCATGCGAGACGAGCAGGAGGATGACCATGGCTGA
- a CDS encoding F0F1 ATP synthase subunit epsilon: MNLKILLPFQIFAEKTGVSRMVAETREGSFGLLPHRLDCVAALTPGILIYETEAEGEVFVAVDEGVLVKTGLDVLVSVRRAIGGTDLGQLRASVEKEFLTLDEHEQSVRTVTAKLETGFLRRFATFQHE, from the coding sequence ATGAATCTTAAGATTCTCCTGCCGTTCCAAATCTTCGCTGAGAAAACCGGCGTGTCGCGCATGGTGGCGGAGACGCGCGAGGGTTCGTTCGGACTCTTGCCACACCGACTCGATTGTGTGGCGGCGCTCACGCCGGGAATTCTGATCTACGAAACCGAAGCGGAGGGCGAGGTTTTCGTGGCCGTGGATGAAGGGGTGCTGGTCAAGACCGGCCTGGACGTGCTCGTTTCCGTGCGCCGGGCGATAGGTGGAACGGACCTCGGTCAATTGCGCGCTTCGGTGGAAAAGGAGTTTCTGACCCTGGACGAGCACGAGCAAAGCGTGCGCACGGTAACGGCGAAATTGGAAACTGGATTTCTGCGTCGCTTCGCGACCTTTCAACATGAATGA
- the atpD gene encoding F0F1 ATP synthase subunit beta: MKNKTSPSNLGAVVSVRGSVVDIRFDAPLPPIYSLLHAKEGEIAIEVLAQLDAHRVRGIALTPTQGLARGMAVEDTGGPLKAPVGKGILSRMFDVFGNAVDREAALSDVQWRSVHRAPPPLARRSTKSEIFETGIKVIDVLVPLERGGKAGLFGGAGVGKTVLLTEMIHNMIGHHEGVSIFCGIGERCREGEELYRDMKEAGVLPNMVMVFGQMNEPPGSRFRVGHAALTMAEYFRDDEHRDVLLLIDNIFRFIQAGMEVSGLMGQMPSRLGYQPTMGTELSRLEERIANTDTGAITSIQAVYVPADDFTDPAAVHTFSHLSASIVLSRKRASEGLFPAIDPLQSSSKMATPGIVGERHYGLAQEIRRTLAQYADLKDIIAMLGLEQLSPEDRNVVARARRLERFLTQPFFTTEQFTGLKGKLVNLKDALDGCELILRDEFKDYPESALYMIGTIGEAKIKAP, encoded by the coding sequence ATGAAGAACAAAACCAGTCCTTCAAACCTCGGCGCGGTGGTCTCGGTGCGCGGCAGTGTCGTAGATATACGGTTCGATGCACCTTTGCCGCCCATCTACTCGTTGCTGCACGCGAAGGAGGGGGAAATTGCCATCGAGGTTTTAGCTCAACTCGACGCGCATCGCGTGCGTGGAATCGCGCTGACCCCCACCCAAGGTCTCGCCCGCGGCATGGCGGTGGAAGACACGGGCGGGCCGTTGAAGGCGCCGGTCGGCAAGGGAATTCTCTCGCGAATGTTCGACGTGTTTGGCAACGCCGTCGACCGCGAAGCGGCGTTGTCCGATGTCCAATGGCGTTCTGTGCATCGGGCTCCGCCGCCGCTGGCACGACGTTCCACCAAATCTGAAATCTTTGAAACGGGCATCAAGGTCATCGATGTGCTCGTGCCGCTGGAGCGCGGCGGCAAGGCGGGACTTTTCGGGGGGGCGGGCGTGGGCAAGACGGTGTTGCTCACCGAAATGATCCACAACATGATCGGGCACCACGAGGGCGTAAGCATTTTTTGCGGCATCGGCGAACGTTGTCGCGAAGGCGAGGAGCTTTACCGCGACATGAAGGAAGCCGGCGTGCTGCCGAACATGGTTATGGTCTTCGGCCAGATGAACGAGCCGCCGGGCAGCCGGTTTCGGGTGGGGCATGCGGCGCTGACGATGGCCGAGTATTTCCGAGACGACGAGCACCGCGACGTGCTGCTGCTCATCGATAATATTTTCCGCTTCATTCAGGCCGGCATGGAGGTGTCCGGCTTGATGGGGCAAATGCCGTCGCGTCTGGGCTATCAGCCGACCATGGGCACGGAGTTGTCGAGGTTGGAGGAGCGCATCGCCAACACCGATACCGGCGCCATCACCTCAATCCAGGCGGTGTATGTGCCGGCGGATGATTTCACTGATCCGGCGGCGGTGCATACGTTCTCGCATCTCTCCGCCTCCATCGTGCTCTCGCGCAAGCGGGCCAGCGAAGGGCTTTTCCCGGCCATCGACCCGCTACAATCCAGTTCCAAGATGGCCACGCCGGGTATCGTCGGCGAACGGCATTACGGCTTGGCGCAGGAAATCCGGCGGACGCTCGCGCAATACGCGGATCTCAAGGACATCATTGCCATGCTCGGCCTGGAGCAGCTTTCGCCGGAGGACCGCAACGTGGTCGCGCGCGCCCGCCGGTTGGAGCGTTTTCTCACCCAACCCTTTTTCACGACCGAGCAGTTCACCGGCCTCAAAGGAAAGCTCGTCAACCTCAAGGACGCGCTGGACGGCTGTGAGCTAATCCTGCGCGATGAATTCAAAGACTACCCGGAGAGCGCGCTCTACATGATCGGTACGATTGGCGAAGCGAAGATAAAGGCCCCATGA
- a CDS encoding protein-methionine-sulfoxide reductase heme-binding subunit MsrQ, whose protein sequence is MGSLTPIAAIVLRGLSGELGANPTEQALNQLGLVALIFLVAALACTPLKTLFGWTWPLRLRRMLGLFAFFYAALHVSTYTGLDQTFDWPAIWADVTKRKLIFVGFAAFVLLIPLAVTSTNGAVKRMGFARCKLRHRLAYVAPTLGVLHFIWRVKKDISEPATYGAVLGALLLVRVMTTLRARAPQIRVPPRNNPGLTDYQTQPRECPRTRQPPPSPMWGTRALTNWKWSRDGT, encoded by the coding sequence ATGGGTTCGCTCACGCCGATTGCCGCCATCGTCCTGCGCGGACTGAGCGGAGAGCTGGGCGCAAACCCGACGGAGCAGGCACTCAATCAATTGGGTCTGGTCGCCCTCATTTTCCTAGTCGCTGCGCTTGCGTGTACGCCGCTCAAGACGCTCTTCGGCTGGACCTGGCCGCTTCGACTGCGCCGCATGCTTGGCCTGTTCGCATTCTTCTACGCGGCGCTGCACGTCAGCACGTACACCGGGCTGGATCAGACCTTCGACTGGCCAGCGATATGGGCTGACGTGACCAAGCGCAAGTTGATCTTCGTCGGTTTCGCGGCGTTCGTTCTCCTCATTCCACTCGCCGTCACGTCGACCAACGGCGCCGTGAAACGCATGGGCTTCGCGCGTTGTAAGCTGCGCCATCGGCTCGCGTACGTTGCGCCGACGCTTGGTGTGCTGCACTTCATCTGGCGCGTGAAGAAGGACATCAGCGAGCCCGCAACCTACGGCGCCGTGCTGGGCGCGCTACTCCTCGTTCGGGTGATGACGACCCTGCGTGCGCGCGCCCCACAGATTAGGGTGCCACCCAGAAACAACCCTGGACTTACAGACTATCAGACGCAGCCAAGAGAGTGTCCGCGTACGCGTCAGCCCCCACCCTCACCCATGTGGGGTACCAGGGCACTGACAAACTGGAAGTGGAGTCGGGACGGAACGTAG
- the msrP gene encoding protein-methionine-sulfoxide reductase catalytic subunit MsrP: MEKLGKIPPTAEITPEHWYLPRREFLRNALLFTATSTGVGGSLLWLMKGGRASERRRPANAVNAPASAFTIANRGLYRSDEPTTPEEAVTSYNNFYEFGTDKSDPAAYAHTLKPHPWTLRVVGEVHKPLVTDIDQLLTWFPLEERVYRMRCVEAWSMVIPWVGFPLNALIKRAGPTSRAKYVAFTSLLDSEQMPAQRSRVLDWPYVEGLRIDEAMHPLTMMATGLYGKVLPNQNGAPLRLVVPWKYGFKGIKSIVNIRLTEQQPPTTWNLAAPQEYGFYANVNPAVDHPRWSQASQRRIGELRRRPTLPFNGYAEQVASLYSGMDLRGYF, translated from the coding sequence ATGGAGAAGCTCGGCAAAATACCTCCCACTGCTGAGATCACGCCGGAGCACTGGTATCTGCCCCGGCGCGAGTTCCTCCGCAACGCCCTGTTGTTCACCGCGACAAGCACCGGTGTCGGCGGAAGCTTGCTGTGGTTGATGAAGGGCGGCCGAGCGAGCGAGCGCCGGCGCCCAGCGAACGCGGTGAACGCACCCGCAAGTGCGTTCACGATCGCGAATCGCGGCCTCTACCGCAGCGACGAGCCGACGACTCCTGAGGAGGCTGTCACCTCGTACAACAATTTCTACGAGTTCGGCACGGACAAAAGCGATCCGGCCGCCTACGCGCATACCTTGAAGCCACATCCGTGGACCCTCCGCGTCGTAGGAGAAGTACACAAACCGCTCGTGACCGACATTGACCAGCTCCTCACGTGGTTCCCGCTCGAAGAACGCGTGTATCGCATGCGCTGCGTTGAGGCGTGGTCGATGGTCATACCCTGGGTCGGCTTTCCGCTGAATGCGCTCATTAAACGCGCCGGGCCGACTTCGCGGGCAAAGTACGTCGCCTTCACCTCACTGCTCGACTCCGAGCAGATGCCGGCGCAACGAAGTCGGGTGCTCGATTGGCCGTATGTGGAAGGCCTGCGGATCGACGAGGCGATGCATCCGCTCACGATGATGGCCACGGGCTTATACGGCAAGGTCCTTCCGAACCAGAACGGTGCGCCGCTGCGTCTGGTCGTGCCGTGGAAGTACGGCTTCAAGGGCATCAAATCGATCGTCAACATTCGCCTGACTGAGCAGCAACCGCCGACGACTTGGAATCTTGCCGCGCCGCAGGAGTACGGCTTCTACGCGAACGTCAATCCGGCAGTCGATCATCCGCGTTGGAGTCAGGCGAGCCAGCGCCGCATTGGCGAATTGCGCCGGCGTCCGACGCTGCCGTTCAACGGCTACGCCGAGCAGGTTGCGAGCTTGTACAGCGGCATGGACCTGCGGGGCTACTTCTAG